One genomic segment of Desulfovibrio sp. JC010 includes these proteins:
- a CDS encoding homoserine dehydrogenase, which yields MQTVKLAIAGFGTVGTGLARILEENEDVILARCGKKFELASVLVRDVNKKRDFLPGPGVKFTADPDEFTSSPDVDIVVELMGGTTVAREIVIKALEAGKHVVTANKHLLAEHGIELFEIAAKNKVGLYYESSVAGGIPIIQSIKESLAGNRIKSIVGILNGTANYILSEMSTSGLEFDTALEQATELGYAEADPTFDIEGIDAAHKVCVLARIAYGKDYPLADLPIEGITKIEGQDIRFAREFGYRVKLIGQVRDVGGKLEAGVFPALVRYTMLLARVGGNYNAVRVEGNAVGPAFFHGQGAGSLPTGSAVLADIMALAKTDKPDNTGFCNAPIEKADILPPELATSEYYFRFTVQDKAGVMAALSKCLAEHNISIAQAVQKGSPEDKEIPVVFTTHKSSTKDVNAAIAEIDKMPFITKPTMSMRILKG from the coding sequence ATGCAGACTGTTAAGCTTGCCATCGCCGGATTCGGCACTGTCGGAACCGGACTCGCCCGGATTTTGGAAGAAAACGAAGATGTGATCCTCGCCCGTTGCGGCAAAAAATTTGAGCTTGCATCCGTTCTGGTCCGTGACGTGAACAAGAAAAGGGATTTCCTGCCCGGACCCGGAGTAAAATTTACCGCCGACCCTGATGAATTCACATCCAGCCCGGATGTGGACATTGTTGTAGAACTTATGGGCGGCACCACCGTGGCCAGAGAAATCGTTATCAAAGCCCTTGAGGCAGGCAAGCACGTAGTCACCGCCAACAAGCATCTGCTGGCCGAACACGGTATCGAACTTTTCGAAATAGCCGCTAAAAACAAAGTCGGCCTCTATTACGAATCCAGCGTTGCCGGGGGGATTCCCATCATCCAGTCCATCAAGGAATCACTGGCCGGAAACCGCATTAAATCCATAGTCGGCATCCTCAACGGCACTGCCAACTACATTCTTTCCGAAATGTCCACCAGCGGACTGGAGTTCGACACCGCGCTGGAGCAGGCCACCGAACTGGGCTACGCCGAAGCAGATCCCACCTTTGATATCGAAGGCATCGACGCCGCGCACAAGGTTTGTGTGCTGGCCCGCATCGCCTACGGCAAGGACTATCCTCTTGCCGACCTGCCCATCGAAGGCATCACCAAAATCGAAGGACAGGATATCCGCTTTGCCCGCGAATTCGGTTACCGGGTCAAGCTCATCGGTCAGGTGCGCGATGTGGGCGGCAAGCTTGAGGCCGGAGTTTTCCCGGCACTGGTCCGCTACACCATGCTGCTGGCCCGCGTAGGCGGCAACTACAATGCCGTGCGCGTTGAAGGCAACGCAGTAGGTCCCGCATTTTTCCACGGTCAGGGAGCAGGTTCGCTGCCCACCGGAAGCGCAGTGCTGGCCGACATCATGGCCCTTGCCAAGACCGATAAGCCGGACAATACCGGATTCTGCAACGCTCCCATCGAAAAAGCAGACATCCTGCCCCCGGAACTGGCCACCTCGGAATACTATTTCCGCTTCACCGTGCAGGATAAGGCCGGGGTTATGGCCGCGCTTTCCAAGTGTCTTGCAGAGCACAACATTTCCATTGCGCAGGCAGTGCAGAAAGGCAGCCCAGAAGACAAGGAGATCCCGGTGGTCTTCACCACCCACAAGTCCTCCACCAAGGACGTGAATGCGGCCATTGCCGAGATCGACAAAATGCCTTTCATCACCAAACCGACCATGTCTATGAGGATTTTGAAAGGCTAA
- a CDS encoding aminotransferase class I/II-fold pyridoxal phosphate-dependent enzyme, translating to MDKFPRVHRLPPYVFAKVNELKMQMRHDGEDIIDLGMGNPDLPTPQHIVDKLVEAANKPANHRYSASRGIKGLRREMALWYKRRYGVELDYDQEVVVTMGAKEGLAHLALVMLSPGDVVFAPDPSYPIHPYASIIAGADVRRIPIGADRDFFEDLELAMRQTWPKPKLLIINYPHNPTGVTADIPFFERIVDFAKENDLLVIHDLAYADFTFDGYEAPSFLQARGAKDVGVEFFSLSKSYSMPGWRVGFCCGNQEMVQALTRIKSYLDYGLFQPIQIAACHALSGPQDCVREIMDVYQDRRDALCEGLQRIGWDVTPPKATQFVWAPIPEQFKDLGSVEFSKLLLRECKVAVAPGLGFGHYGDDHVRMALVENRQRINQAVRGMKDLFAKG from the coding sequence ATGGACAAGTTTCCAAGAGTTCACCGGCTGCCCCCCTACGTGTTTGCCAAGGTGAACGAATTGAAAATGCAGATGCGCCACGACGGTGAGGATATCATCGATCTCGGCATGGGGAACCCGGACCTCCCCACCCCTCAGCACATTGTAGACAAGCTGGTGGAAGCGGCAAACAAGCCCGCCAACCACCGCTACAGCGCGTCAAGGGGAATCAAAGGTCTGCGCAGAGAAATGGCGCTTTGGTATAAGAGAAGATATGGCGTTGAACTGGATTATGATCAGGAAGTGGTCGTTACCATGGGCGCCAAAGAGGGGCTGGCGCACCTGGCGTTGGTTATGCTTTCACCCGGTGATGTTGTTTTCGCACCGGACCCGTCTTATCCCATCCACCCGTATGCAAGTATTATTGCCGGAGCGGATGTTCGCCGTATTCCCATCGGCGCGGACAGGGATTTCTTCGAAGATCTCGAACTGGCGATGCGCCAGACATGGCCCAAACCGAAACTTCTGATCATCAACTACCCGCACAACCCCACCGGGGTAACCGCGGATATTCCGTTTTTTGAAAGAATCGTTGATTTCGCCAAAGAAAACGATCTGCTGGTCATCCACGACCTCGCTTATGCCGACTTTACTTTTGACGGCTACGAAGCTCCCAGCTTCCTGCAGGCTCGCGGCGCAAAAGACGTGGGAGTTGAATTCTTCTCCCTGTCCAAAAGCTACTCCATGCCCGGCTGGCGTGTGGGATTCTGCTGCGGTAATCAGGAGATGGTGCAGGCCCTGACCCGCATCAAGAGTTATCTGGACTACGGACTGTTTCAGCCCATCCAGATCGCGGCCTGCCATGCCCTTTCCGGCCCTCAGGACTGCGTTCGCGAAATCATGGACGTATATCAGGACCGCCGCGACGCCCTTTGCGAAGGTTTGCAGCGCATCGGCTGGGATGTAACCCCACCCAAAGCCACCCAGTTTGTCTGGGCACCGATCCCCGAACAATTCAAGGATCTCGGCTCGGTGGAATTCTCCAAGCTGCTGCTGCGCGAATGCAAGGTTGCCGTAGCCCCCGGACTCGGTTTCGGGCACTACGGGGACGACCATGTACGCATGGCCCTTGTTGAAAACAGGCAGAGAATCAATCAGGCCGTGCGCGGCATGAAAGATCTTTTCGCAAAAGGGTAA
- a CDS encoding isoamylase early set domain-containing protein — translation MALSKKFLKSKPVCKVKFEVEKDQVENGEAIYLVGDFNEWSEDSTPMKKLKSGKYTVTVDLETGRDYQFRYLAGGNIWFNDTDPDRTEMTPYGDSENSVVSV, via the coding sequence GTGGCTCTTTCCAAGAAATTTCTGAAAAGCAAACCTGTGTGCAAGGTTAAGTTTGAAGTGGAAAAGGATCAGGTTGAAAATGGCGAAGCTATTTATCTGGTCGGTGATTTTAACGAATGGAGTGAGGATTCCACTCCCATGAAAAAGTTGAAAAGCGGTAAATATACCGTGACCGTGGATCTTGAAACCGGTCGTGATTACCAGTTCCGTTATCTGGCGGGTGGTAATATCTGGTTCAACGATACCGATCCGGACCGCACTGAGATGACTCCCTACGGAGACTCGGAAAACTCAGTGGTCAGCGTTTAG
- a CDS encoding branched-chain amino acid transaminase — protein MVQKAEKIWFDGELVNWDDAQVHVLTHTLHYGAGVFEGIRAYATVDGKSAVFRLREHVVRLFDSAKILGMTIPFTVEEIHDAILETLKVNGLKEGYIRPLVFIGDGAMGVHPGKNPIRVCIATWPWGAYLGEEALEKGIRVKTSSFNRHHVNVMMTKSKACGNYVNSILAKVEAVQDGYDEALMLDTAGYVSEATGENIFIVKDNVIKTTPLTSVLPGITRASLMKVARDLGYEVVEQLFTRDELYIADEAFFCGTAAEVTPICEVDNRTIGEGKRGPIGTILQKEYFNAVKGGNDEYKNWLDYYEI, from the coding sequence ATGGTTCAAAAAGCAGAAAAAATCTGGTTTGACGGTGAATTGGTTAACTGGGACGATGCACAGGTTCATGTGCTGACCCACACCCTGCACTACGGTGCCGGGGTATTCGAAGGCATCCGCGCGTACGCCACTGTAGACGGTAAATCCGCTGTTTTCAGGCTGCGTGAGCACGTGGTTCGTCTTTTCGATTCCGCGAAAATTCTCGGAATGACCATTCCTTTCACTGTTGAAGAAATTCACGATGCGATTCTCGAAACCCTCAAGGTCAACGGCCTGAAAGAAGGTTACATCCGTCCGCTGGTGTTCATCGGTGACGGTGCCATGGGCGTTCATCCCGGTAAAAACCCCATCCGTGTGTGCATCGCAACATGGCCTTGGGGCGCATACCTCGGTGAAGAAGCTCTTGAAAAGGGTATCCGCGTTAAGACTTCTTCCTTCAACCGCCACCACGTTAACGTAATGATGACCAAGTCCAAGGCTTGCGGTAACTACGTTAACTCCATCCTCGCCAAGGTTGAGGCTGTGCAGGACGGTTACGACGAAGCTCTCATGCTCGATACCGCAGGTTACGTATCCGAAGCTACCGGTGAGAATATCTTTATTGTTAAAGATAACGTCATCAAGACCACCCCGCTTACTTCCGTACTGCCCGGCATCACCCGTGCCAGCCTGATGAAGGTTGCCCGTGATCTCGGCTACGAAGTGGTAGAGCAGCTTTTCACCCGTGACGAACTCTACATTGCTGATGAAGCTTTCTTCTGCGGCACCGCTGCTGAAGTTACCCCCATCTGCGAAGTGGATAACCGCACCATCGGCGAAGGCAAGCGCGGTCCCATCGGTACCATCCTCCAGAAAGAGTACTTCAACGCTGTTAAAGGCGGTAACGATGAGTACAAAAACTGGCTGGATTACTACGAGATTTAA
- the dnaX gene encoding DNA polymerase III subunit gamma/tau, with protein sequence MSTSNLTAKYRPQTFAEVAGQNAVKTILSRAAEQDKIAPAYLFSGTRGVGKTTIARIFAKALNCKNAPTAEPCNECDNCRQITAGVGVDVVEIDAASHGKVDDARRLKEDIGYAPIEFRYKVFIIDEAHMLTVQAFNALLKTLEEPPPHATFIMATTETHKFPATIISRCQHYAFKMLTNDELIAHLSNILNMEQIEFEQGAIDLIAKRGAGSVRDSMSLLGQVLALGSEKLLEDDVRSILGLAGRDVFFSLMQAIHGRDLVSVGDIVQQVLGRGLDLGFFIRELGNCWRNMFLLNQSGERAIPLLGLSSEEAAEFMKWAQTFDRSFIHACWQMTVDGQRKVMTSLEPAMALELLLLNMASLTDLISMERAGALASAAPAPQQPPQAAPAAPANQAPPQSAPPSQQPMGQPAGGQPGGQTPPWQGGQQGMQQPPAQQQVPPQNQGMAPQSMGANGRPMGRTESGSPAGNRSTNDMGADDSSLPDAAGSQTGSDLNPPVPESENPAAESMPPLERVPEPAPVKPSFPATVSGPRDFQGFLQYAGDSGSCSISGLNKCKGELIDGKLVLTCANSFHKGQVCGRDSRGVVERLVSEYFGPETELEIQITQKGKRKSRQEIRTEVEAHPDVQRVMESFGASIISIDPRKDI encoded by the coding sequence ATGAGTACATCAAATCTGACAGCAAAATACCGTCCGCAGACTTTTGCTGAAGTCGCCGGACAGAACGCAGTCAAAACAATTTTATCCCGTGCTGCTGAACAGGATAAAATAGCTCCCGCATATCTTTTCAGTGGAACACGCGGGGTAGGCAAGACCACCATTGCCAGAATTTTCGCCAAGGCACTCAACTGCAAAAACGCACCCACTGCTGAACCCTGCAACGAATGTGATAACTGCCGTCAGATCACCGCAGGCGTGGGTGTGGATGTGGTGGAGATTGACGCCGCATCGCACGGTAAAGTTGATGATGCCCGCAGGCTCAAGGAAGATATCGGCTACGCGCCTATTGAATTCCGTTACAAGGTTTTTATCATCGATGAAGCGCATATGCTTACCGTGCAGGCTTTCAACGCCCTGCTGAAAACCCTTGAAGAACCGCCGCCGCACGCCACCTTCATTATGGCGACCACGGAAACTCATAAATTTCCGGCCACCATCATCAGCCGTTGTCAGCATTATGCTTTCAAGATGCTGACCAATGACGAGCTGATCGCCCATCTTTCCAATATCCTGAACATGGAACAGATTGAGTTTGAGCAGGGGGCCATCGACCTCATCGCCAAGCGCGGCGCGGGCAGTGTGCGTGATTCCATGTCCCTGCTGGGACAGGTGCTGGCACTGGGCAGTGAAAAGCTTCTTGAAGATGATGTGCGTTCCATTCTCGGCCTTGCCGGGCGTGATGTTTTTTTCTCACTTATGCAGGCCATTCACGGACGTGATCTGGTTTCCGTGGGTGATATCGTGCAGCAGGTTCTCGGACGCGGACTTGATCTTGGATTTTTCATCCGTGAACTGGGCAACTGCTGGCGGAATATGTTCTTGCTCAATCAGTCCGGTGAGCGGGCAATACCGCTGCTCGGCCTTTCTTCCGAGGAAGCTGCTGAGTTCATGAAATGGGCCCAGACTTTCGACCGTTCCTTTATCCATGCCTGCTGGCAGATGACCGTGGACGGGCAGCGCAAGGTCATGACCAGTCTTGAGCCGGCCATGGCCCTTGAACTTTTGCTGCTGAATATGGCCAGCCTGACCGATCTTATTTCCATGGAGCGGGCCGGGGCATTGGCTTCAGCCGCACCCGCACCGCAACAACCGCCGCAGGCAGCTCCTGCGGCTCCCGCAAATCAGGCACCACCGCAGAGTGCGCCGCCAAGTCAGCAGCCTATGGGACAGCCCGCAGGCGGACAACCGGGCGGTCAGACTCCGCCGTGGCAGGGGGGACAGCAGGGAATGCAGCAGCCTCCGGCACAGCAGCAGGTTCCTCCGCAAAATCAGGGAATGGCTCCGCAGAGCATGGGCGCAAACGGTCGTCCCATGGGCCGTACCGAGTCCGGTTCTCCCGCAGGTAACCGTTCCACCAATGATATGGGAGCTGATGATTCCTCCCTTCCTGACGCGGCGGGGTCGCAGACCGGCAGTGACTTAAATCCCCCTGTTCCTGAATCGGAGAACCCGGCAGCGGAATCAATGCCGCCGCTGGAGCGTGTTCCCGAACCTGCTCCGGTCAAGCCGTCATTTCCGGCAACTGTCAGCGGCCCGCGCGATTTTCAGGGCTTTCTGCAATATGCAGGCGACAGCGGTAGTTGTTCCATTTCCGGTCTGAACAAATGTAAGGGTGAATTGATTGACGGTAAGCTGGTTTTGACTTGCGCTAATTCTTTTCACAAAGGGCAGGTCTGCGGACGTGATTCCCGCGGTGTTGTGGAGCGGTTGGTCTCAGAATATTTCGGCCCGGAAACTGAGCTGGAAATCCAGATTACCCAGAAGGGCAAGCGTAAGAGCAGGCAGGAAATCCGCACTGAGGTGGAAGCTCATCCGGATGTGCAAAGGGTCATGGAATCCTTCGGGGCAAGCATTATTTCCATTGATCCGCGCAAAGATATTTAA
- a CDS encoding YbaB/EbfC family nucleoid-associated protein codes for MKGMNDLVRQAQVMQRKMAALQEELKTREVESSAGGGMVNVKVNGSSEVLEIKIDPAIVDPEDVEMIQDLVLAAVNDANKKAKAMMESEMSAITGGMNIPGMF; via the coding sequence ATGAAAGGTATGAACGATCTCGTACGTCAGGCTCAGGTTATGCAGCGTAAAATGGCTGCTCTGCAGGAAGAACTCAAGACCCGCGAAGTGGAAAGCTCTGCTGGTGGCGGCATGGTTAACGTAAAAGTTAACGGATCTTCCGAAGTGCTTGAAATCAAAATCGATCCCGCTATCGTTGATCCTGAAGATGTAGAAATGATTCAGGATCTGGTACTCGCAGCTGTAAACGATGCCAACAAAAAAGCAAAAGCCATGATGGAATCAGAAATGTCCGCCATCACCGGCGGTATGAATATTCCTGGAATGTTCTAA
- the recR gene encoding recombination mediator RecR codes for MENLPEPLRVVAQELAKLPGLGPKSALRIALTMLKMPKEKVSGIGQSVIDLREKLCICEQCASITDTCPCKICSDPKREHDKLCLVSEWDSLLAIEEMGLYRGYYLVLGGLLSPLDGVTPQQLEFQKLEERLAKGEVKELILALGATVDAEATASFIKNMVENKFPEVALSRLAQGIPIGSEVKYTDKETLRQSLEYRQKL; via the coding sequence ATGGAAAATTTACCTGAGCCTTTACGGGTAGTCGCTCAAGAGCTGGCAAAGTTGCCGGGCCTTGGTCCCAAATCTGCGTTGAGAATCGCACTGACCATGCTCAAGATGCCTAAGGAGAAAGTCTCCGGCATCGGGCAGAGTGTTATTGATCTGCGTGAGAAGCTTTGCATCTGCGAGCAGTGTGCGAGTATTACCGATACCTGTCCCTGTAAGATCTGTTCCGATCCCAAGCGCGAGCATGACAAGCTCTGTCTGGTTTCGGAATGGGATTCCCTGCTGGCAATTGAGGAGATGGGGCTGTACCGCGGTTATTATCTGGTGCTTGGCGGGCTGCTTTCTCCGCTGGACGGGGTGACACCGCAGCAGCTGGAGTTCCAGAAGCTTGAAGAGCGTCTAGCCAAGGGCGAGGTCAAAGAACTCATCCTCGCGCTTGGTGCTACTGTTGATGCTGAAGCTACAGCTTCTTTCATCAAAAACATGGTCGAAAATAAATTTCCCGAAGTGGCTCTTTCCCGTCTCGCACAGGGCATCCCCATCGGTTCTGAAGTAAAATACACTGATAAAGAGACGCTTAGGCAGTCACTTGAGTATCGCCAGAAGCTTTAG
- a CDS encoding ATP-dependent RecD-like DNA helicase — MSDILTGEVRTVVYHNEENGYIVARISSKDEPTQITVVGVLGSLTPGESVELHGRWKQHPKFGRQFEADFYERVRPATEAGVIRFLKSSSIKGIGEAIATDMVKTFGIDVLDILDEEPEKLLKIKGVSKKKLEAIKESWSSQREIKNLILFLHTHEVPPTYAAKIFNLYGGQAVNKISENPYELAYEIRGIGFKTADTMALKLGFAPDSPQRIEAAIVYSLFSVSERGGHMFSPKAKLVEDVAKMLGGIDLELISEGIFSLEERKRVRVENLPEQDIEEAVFLMHFYRFEREICKRMHGLVSHPSPVSREKVEKALPEVEAELGFELSDEQREAVFEACVNKFFIITGGPGTGKTTITRAVVMTLKELGLKIKLAAPTGRAAKRLSEATGRSASTIHRMLQFTPEDGGFYYNEDQKLKADVLVVDEASMLDAQLCLAVLRAVPLTCRVIFVGDVNQLPSVGPGNVLSDLLQSGQVPSAVLNHIFRQAQESYIVVNAHRINGGEFPLPHPQEAPEADFYWIPQESPLKVQEMIAQTVCERIPERYGLDPMTDVQVLTPMHKGDVGTQKLNALLQERLNPGNGKGLKRGFVEYRVGDRVLQLRNNYEKEVFNGDLGRVMYINTEENELTAEFDGNIVHYELSELDELTLAYAVSVHKSQGSEYPAVVMPIVSQHYLLLQRNLLYTGLTRARKLAVLIGSKRAFTIGLNNVTAGKRFTNLRHRIKQIFDENLL; from the coding sequence ATGTCAGATATATTAACTGGTGAAGTCCGGACAGTTGTTTATCATAATGAAGAGAACGGTTACATTGTAGCCCGTATCTCATCCAAGGACGAGCCTACGCAGATCACGGTTGTGGGAGTTCTGGGGTCTCTTACGCCCGGCGAATCCGTGGAACTTCACGGTCGCTGGAAACAGCATCCCAAATTCGGCCGTCAGTTCGAGGCGGATTTTTATGAACGGGTCCGTCCAGCAACGGAAGCCGGGGTGATTCGTTTCCTGAAATCGTCTTCCATTAAGGGCATCGGTGAAGCAATCGCTACCGACATGGTCAAGACATTCGGCATAGATGTGCTGGATATTCTGGACGAAGAACCGGAAAAGCTGCTCAAGATCAAAGGTGTTTCCAAGAAAAAACTGGAGGCTATTAAAGAGTCATGGTCCTCCCAGCGCGAGATCAAGAACCTCATCCTCTTTCTGCACACCCACGAAGTGCCGCCAACATACGCGGCTAAAATTTTCAATCTTTACGGCGGTCAGGCCGTCAACAAGATTAGCGAAAATCCGTATGAACTGGCCTATGAAATCCGGGGCATCGGCTTTAAAACCGCTGATACTATGGCTCTTAAGCTGGGCTTTGCACCTGATTCACCGCAACGTATTGAAGCGGCCATCGTGTATTCGCTGTTTTCGGTAAGCGAGCGGGGCGGGCATATGTTCTCGCCCAAGGCCAAGCTTGTTGAGGACGTGGCTAAAATGCTCGGCGGCATTGATCTGGAACTGATCAGCGAGGGCATCTTTTCGCTGGAAGAACGCAAACGGGTCCGGGTGGAAAACCTGCCCGAACAGGACATTGAAGAAGCGGTTTTCCTGATGCATTTCTACCGTTTTGAACGGGAAATCTGCAAACGGATGCATGGTCTGGTCAGTCATCCTTCCCCGGTGAGTCGGGAGAAGGTGGAGAAAGCCTTGCCCGAAGTTGAGGCCGAACTTGGTTTTGAGCTTTCGGATGAGCAGCGCGAGGCTGTCTTTGAGGCCTGCGTAAACAAATTTTTCATCATCACCGGGGGACCGGGAACGGGTAAGACAACCATCACCCGCGCCGTGGTCATGACCCTGAAAGAGCTGGGGCTGAAGATCAAACTTGCCGCTCCCACCGGGCGCGCTGCCAAGCGGTTATCCGAGGCCACCGGGCGTTCGGCATCCACCATCCACCGCATGCTGCAGTTCACCCCGGAAGACGGCGGTTTTTATTACAATGAAGACCAGAAGTTGAAGGCCGATGTATTGGTGGTGGACGAGGCTTCCATGCTCGATGCCCAGCTTTGCCTTGCGGTGCTGCGGGCTGTTCCGCTGACCTGCAGGGTAATCTTCGTCGGCGATGTCAACCAGCTGCCTTCCGTGGGACCGGGTAACGTGCTTTCCGATCTGCTGCAAAGCGGGCAGGTGCCCAGCGCGGTGCTGAACCATATTTTCCGGCAGGCACAGGAAAGTTATATTGTCGTCAATGCCCACCGCATCAACGGCGGGGAATTTCCGTTGCCGCATCCGCAGGAAGCCCCGGAAGCTGACTTTTACTGGATTCCGCAGGAGTCGCCGTTAAAGGTGCAGGAAATGATCGCCCAGACTGTCTGCGAACGTATTCCTGAACGCTACGGACTTGATCCCATGACCGATGTGCAGGTGCTGACCCCCATGCATAAGGGCGATGTGGGCACCCAGAAGTTGAACGCACTGCTTCAGGAACGGCTTAATCCCGGCAACGGCAAGGGGCTGAAGCGCGGCTTCGTGGAGTACCGTGTCGGCGACCGTGTTTTGCAGCTGCGTAACAACTACGAGAAGGAAGTCTTTAACGGTGACCTCGGCCGGGTCATGTACATCAATACTGAAGAGAACGAACTCACTGCCGAGTTTGACGGCAATATCGTACATTACGAACTTTCCGAGCTTGATGAATTAACCCTCGCCTATGCGGTCAGCGTGCATAAATCGCAGGGCAGCGAGTATCCTGCAGTGGTCATGCCCATTGTTTCGCAGCACTATCTGCTGTTGCAGCGCAACCTGCTCTACACCGGGCTGACCCGCGCCCGCAAATTGGCCGTGCTCATTGGCAGCAAACGGGCCTTCACCATCGGGTTGAACAACGTTACGGCGGGTAAGCGGTTTACCAACCTGCGTCATCGCATCAAGCAGATATTTGATGAGAATTTATTGTAA